Proteins encoded in a region of the Panicum hallii strain FIL2 chromosome 3, PHallii_v3.1, whole genome shotgun sequence genome:
- the LOC112884573 gene encoding uncharacterized protein LOC112884573, whose product MQEFDRIGSHGGGGGGIQSISNRWPLVAAIHHSYNEIQVDVNDNEEEEEEEEDRLSALPDDILLDILERLPLHSAVRTSTLSRRWRRLPLLLSHLDIDIAEFRRRSFDRGVRGWMASYTEATMRLLAPTSERAVRLLRLAFFLCADLSCLRSIGHAVATAAAGSGRSEPSAVDLTLWTEPRRSRCIEEHAALYGRRFASFLAACPSAFGCLTGLTLRSLKLADPEVRDILSTCARLRELCLKYCGQPTTVAERLVLRIDAPSSRLVTLRIVGCFFSGIELVCVPRLARLVVETWLGDDDPPLRFGHVPWLHHIRFASALLSYQEPFALSNWLANTTSISVLDLDFKGEMVWIQLEDAKFLAPIFSNLKELHLQEIFPGCDLKWTLLYLEAAPFLNSLYAKISRHICGLNRLQCIAEKTNLLREARDFKHHSLNYVEIQGFQPEQTLISYTRLVMGRAVNLKRIRLRCKDECERCDRVRERAGAPMRSAWSEEEKNLVRAQIVHGFSPSSIELIMDDMDLVCIDNWFLVEI is encoded by the exons ATGCAGGAATTCGATCGGATTGGAAGccatggggggggggggggggggattcaATCGATCTCAAATCGTTGGCCACTTGTGGCGGCTATCCACCACAGTTACAAT GAAATCCAAGTGGACGTCAACGAcaacgaagaagaagaagaagaggaagaagacagGCTGAGCGCACTCCCTGATGACATCCTGCTAGACATCTTGGAACGCCTGCCTCTGCACTCCGCCGTCCGCACGAGCACCCTGTCCCGGCGATGGAggcgcctccctctcctgctcTCGCACCTCGACATCGACATCGCCGAGTTCAGGAGGCGCTCCTTCGACCGCGGCGTGCGGGGCTGGATGGCGTCCTACACCGAAGCAACCATGAGGCTGCTGGCCCCAACCAGCGAGCGCGCCGTCAGGCtcctccgcctcgccttcttcctctGCGCGgacctgtcctgcctgcgctcCATCGGCCACGCCGTCGCTACGGCCGCCGCCGGGAGCGGCCGCTCCGAGCCATCCGCCGTCGACCTCACGCTGTGGACGGAACCGAGGCGCAGCAGGTGCATCGAAGAGCACGCGGCGCTCTACGGCCGGCGCTTCGCGTCCTTCCTGGCCGCTTGCCCCAGCGCGTTCGGCTGCCTCACGGGCCTCACCCTGCGCAGCCTGAAGCTCGCCGACCCCGAGGTCCGGGACATCCTGAGCACCTGCGCGAGGCTCCGCGAGCTCTGCCTCAAGTACTGTGGCCAGCCGACGACCGTCGCCGAGAGGCTCGTGCTCAGGATCGACGCGCCGAGCTCGCGGCTCGTGACCCTGAGGATTGTCGGGTGCTTTTTCTCGGGGATCGAGTTGGTCTGCGTCCCACGGTTGGCGCGGCTCGTCGTTGAGACCTGGCTGGGCGACGACGACCCGCCGCTGCGGTTTGGCCATGTTCCCTGGCTTCACCACATACGTTTCGCGTCCGCTCTCCTGTCTTATCAGGAACCCTTCGCACTCAGTAACTGGCTAGCTAACACCACAAGCATTTCAGTTCTTGATCTCGATTTCAAGGGCGAGATG GTTTGGATTCAACTGGAGGATGCTAAATTCCTTGCTCCTATATTCAGTAATCTAAAGGAGTTACATTTACAAGAGATTTTTCCTGGCTGTGACCTTAAGTGGACTTTGTTGTATCTAGAAGCCGCACCTTTCCTCAACAGCTTGTATGCCAAG ATATCACGGCACATATGTGGGCTGAACAGGCTTCAGTGCATTGCTGAGAAGACCAACCTGCTCCGTGAAGCGCGGGATTTCAAGCACCACAGCCTTAACTATGTGGAGATCCAAGGTTTCCAGCCGGAACAGACACTGATAAGCTACACGAGGCTTGTCATGGGACGAGCTGTGAACCTGAAAAGGATTCGTCTGCGTTGCAAGGACGAGTGCGAACGCTGCGACCGAGTGAGAGAGCGGGCTGGAGCTCCAATGAGATCTGCGTGGagcgaggaggagaagaatcTTGTAAGGGCGCAGATCGTCCATGGATTCTCACCCTCGTCCATAGAACTGATCATGGATGACATGGATTTGGTTTGTATCGACAATTGGTTTCTTGTAGAGATTTAG
- the LOC112887382 gene encoding 14-3-3 protein 7-like isoform X1, protein MAAPASPSREELIYTAELSEEAQRYDDMLQAMSCVARLGTELTLLERGLFSRAYHYVIDEKCKARRILASFQLQERKKGNLKAEKAAMEFRLKVEAEIEEACYLVVNIIDKQLLPVSSSSADNLVFYHQMKGNCYRTLAKVKDAALGFRKRNRYGTFAELKNRAERLEVSEQSLKAYNLAREVATGNLCPTNPIRLALVLNVSGFFYHLLRSPERAYQIAKQALGDAESELESVGGDSKAASMHTKDFMGLLRDRLALWNSEKENGNDEGIGIGHKDAEDTTESSKADEQQQSDGRVMGHEEKLKEAEQLPEISDEDDDMYRMARCTSGKNMTRTQRLIWCALDRCTTKKVPK, encoded by the exons ATGGCGGCGCCCGCCTCGCCGTCGCGCGAGGAACTCATCTACACCGCCGAGCTCTCCGAGGAGGCGCAGCGCTACGACG ACATGTTGCAGGCCATGAGTTGTGTCGCGAGGTTGGGTACAGAGCTCACACTTTTGGAGAGGGGCCTCTTCTCTAGGGCCTACCACTATGTCATTGATGAGAAGTGCAAGGCAAGGCGTATCCTTGCTTCCTTTCAGCTCCAGGAGAGGAAGAAGGGTAACCTCAAAGCCGAGAAGGCAGCTATGGAATTCCGCCTCAAGGTCGAGGCTGAGATAGAAGAAGCCTGCTACCTTGTGGTCAACATCATTGACAAACAACTTCTCCCAGTATCCTCAAGTTCTGCTGACAACTTGGTCTTCTACCACCAAAT GAAGGGGAACTGCTACAGGACTCTTGCTAAGGTGAAGGATGCTGCTCTTGGTTTTAGGAAGAGGAACCGCTATGGGACTTTTGCTGAGTTGAAGAATAGGGCTGAAAGGCTCGAAGTATCCGAACAATCATTGAAAGCTTACAAT CTTGCAAGGGAAGTAGCAACGGGAAACCTATGTCCAACAAATCCCATTCGGTTGGCTCTGGTTCTAAATGTTTCTGGTTTCTTTTACCATCTCCTGCGCTCACCTGAGAG GGCTTACCAAATTGCAAAACAAGCTCTTGGTGATGCTGAATCAGAGCTCGAATCAGTTGGCGGAGACTCAAAGGCTGCAAGCATGCATACCAAAGATTTCATGGGTCTTTTGAGGGACAGACTCGCGCTCTGGAATTCTGAAAAGGAAAATGGTAATGATGAAG GGATCGGAATTGGGCATAAGGATGCAGAAGACACTACTGAATCATCCAAGGCAGACGAG CAGCAGCAGTCAGATGGCCGTGTGATGGGTCATGAAGAAAAGCTCAAAGAGGCTGAGCAGCTACCGGAGATTAGTGATGAAGACGATGATATGTACCGGATGGCACGTTGCACGTCAGGAAAGAACATGACTAGAACCCAGAGGCTGATTTGGTGTGCCTTGGACAGGTGCACGACCAAAAAAGTGCCTAAATGA
- the LOC112887382 gene encoding 14-3-3 protein 7-like isoform X2 has protein sequence MAAPASPSREELIYTAELSEEAQRYDDMLQAMSCVARLGTELTLLERGLFSRAYHYVIDEKCKARRILASFQLQERKKGNLKAEKAAMEFRLKVEAEIEEACYLVVNIIDKQLLPVSSSSADNLVFYHQMKGNCYRTLAKVKDAALGFRKRNRYGTFAELKNRAERLEVSEQSLKAYNLAREVATGNLCPTNPIRLALVLNVSGFFYHLLRSPERAYQIAKQALGDAESELESVGGDSKAASMHTKDFMGLLRDRLALWNSEKENGNDEGIGIGHKDAEDTTESSKADEQQSDGRVMGHEEKLKEAEQLPEISDEDDDMYRMARCTSGKNMTRTQRLIWCALDRCTTKKVPK, from the exons ATGGCGGCGCCCGCCTCGCCGTCGCGCGAGGAACTCATCTACACCGCCGAGCTCTCCGAGGAGGCGCAGCGCTACGACG ACATGTTGCAGGCCATGAGTTGTGTCGCGAGGTTGGGTACAGAGCTCACACTTTTGGAGAGGGGCCTCTTCTCTAGGGCCTACCACTATGTCATTGATGAGAAGTGCAAGGCAAGGCGTATCCTTGCTTCCTTTCAGCTCCAGGAGAGGAAGAAGGGTAACCTCAAAGCCGAGAAGGCAGCTATGGAATTCCGCCTCAAGGTCGAGGCTGAGATAGAAGAAGCCTGCTACCTTGTGGTCAACATCATTGACAAACAACTTCTCCCAGTATCCTCAAGTTCTGCTGACAACTTGGTCTTCTACCACCAAAT GAAGGGGAACTGCTACAGGACTCTTGCTAAGGTGAAGGATGCTGCTCTTGGTTTTAGGAAGAGGAACCGCTATGGGACTTTTGCTGAGTTGAAGAATAGGGCTGAAAGGCTCGAAGTATCCGAACAATCATTGAAAGCTTACAAT CTTGCAAGGGAAGTAGCAACGGGAAACCTATGTCCAACAAATCCCATTCGGTTGGCTCTGGTTCTAAATGTTTCTGGTTTCTTTTACCATCTCCTGCGCTCACCTGAGAG GGCTTACCAAATTGCAAAACAAGCTCTTGGTGATGCTGAATCAGAGCTCGAATCAGTTGGCGGAGACTCAAAGGCTGCAAGCATGCATACCAAAGATTTCATGGGTCTTTTGAGGGACAGACTCGCGCTCTGGAATTCTGAAAAGGAAAATGGTAATGATGAAG GGATCGGAATTGGGCATAAGGATGCAGAAGACACTACTGAATCATCCAAGGCAGACGAG CAGCAGTCAGATGGCCGTGTGATGGGTCATGAAGAAAAGCTCAAAGAGGCTGAGCAGCTACCGGAGATTAGTGATGAAGACGATGATATGTACCGGATGGCACGTTGCACGTCAGGAAAGAACATGACTAGAACCCAGAGGCTGATTTGGTGTGCCTTGGACAGGTGCACGACCAAAAAAGTGCCTAAATGA
- the LOC112887116 gene encoding uncharacterized protein LOC112887116, with translation MARWSASTAAVLGAGLLLCVMALAASAQPLQPGNMQVITMEGKRNSKFTCADARKNSNRPGCTATCPNRCPKKCLVLCPTCKTFCLCDFYPGVSCGDPRFTGADGNNFYFHGKKDRDFCILSDAGLHINAHFIGKRNPTMSRDFTWIQALGVRFAHHHLYVGAARTARWDAAADHLALAFDDEDVALPAAAGTRWSPPTAPALSVTRTAHANTVVVELRGVFRIMANVVPITAEDSRVHGYGVTDDDSLAHLDLGFKFYDLTDDVHGVLGQTYRTDYVNRLNVTAKMPVMGGADTFLSSGLFETDCAVARFGRAGATASAAAGAGTTGIAMVTDSKYL, from the exons ATGGCGCGGTGGTCGGCGTCGACCGCCGCCGTGCTGGGCGCGGGCCTGCTGCTGTGCGTGATGGCGCTGGCGGCGTCCGCGCAGCCGCTGCAGCCGGGCAACATGCAGGTCATCACCATGGAAGGCAAGCGCAACAGCAAGTTCACCTGCGCCGACGCCAGGAAGAACTCCAACCGCCCAGGATGCACGGCCACCTGCCCCAACCGATGCCCCAAGAAGTGCCTCGTCCTCTGCCCAACCTGCAAGACCTTCTGCC TGTGCGATTTCTACCCCGGCGTGTCGTGCGGCGACCCGCGCTTCACCGGCGCCGACGGCAACAACTTCTACTTCCACGGCAAGAAGGACCGGGACTTCTGCATCCTCTCCGACGCCGGCCTCCACATCAACGCCCACTTCATCGGCAAGCGCAACCCGACCATGAGCCGCGACTTCACCTGGATCCAGGCGCTCGGCGTCCGCTTCGCGCACCACCACCTCTACGTCGGCGCCGCCAGGACCGCCCGCtgggacgccgccgccgaccacctCGCCCTCGCCTTCGACGACGAGGACGTCGccctcccggccgccgccggcacccgCTGGTCCCCGCCCACCGCGCCCGCGCTCTCCGTCACCAGGACCGCGCACGCCAACACCGTCGTCGTCGAGCTCAGGGGCGTCTTCCGCATCATGGCCAACGTCGTGCCCATCACCGCCGAGGACTCGCGGGTCCATGGCTACGGCGTCACCGACGACGACAGCCTCGCGCACCTCGACCTCGGGTTCAAGTTCTACGACCTCACCGACGACGTCCACGGTGTGCTCGGACAGACCTACCGCACCGACTACGTCAACAGGCTCAACGTCACCGCCAAGATGCCCGTCATGGGGGGCGCCGACACCTTCCTCTCCTCGGGCCTCTTCGAGACCGACTGCGCGGTCGCAAGGTTCGGACGCGCCGGGGCCACCGCttccgcggccgccggcgccggcactaCCGGCATCGCCATGGTCACCGACTCCAAGTACCTGTAG
- the LOC112888129 gene encoding PH, RCC1 and FYVE domains-containing protein 1-like: MLMKGPSSDVLRASISSAPSTSSHGSGQDECDSLGDVYVWGEVICDNSVRTGSDTVIRSTGRSDILLPKPLESSLVLDVYHVDCGVKHAALATKNGEVFTWGEDSGGRLGHGTREDSVHPRLVESLTVSNVDFVACGEFHTCAVTTTGELYTWGDGTHNVGLLGHGNDVGHWIPKRISGALESLQVAYVSCGTWHTALITSMGQLFTFGDGSFGVLGHGDLKSISYPREVESLSGLKTIAVACGVWHTAAIVEVIVTRSSSSVKLSAGKLFTWGDGDKHRLGHGDKEARLKPTCVATLIDHDFYRVACGHSLTIALTTSGQVLSMGNAVYGQLGNPHSDGRIPCLVEDKIAGEHVLQIACGSYHVAVLTSRSEVFTWGKGANGRLGHGDIEDRKVPTLVEALKDRAVRYIACGANFTAAICQHKWVSGADQSQCSSCRQPFGFTRKRRNCYNCGLVHCNSCTSRKALRAALAPNSGKPYRVCDSCFLKLNNASDPNSANRRKDPVPYQPGESNGDTKVAKATLPSNMDMIRSLDIKAGRQGKKTDGLSFLRNPQVSSLLQLSDIALSGGLDMNRSAPRAVRIPATRSVTTSRAVSPFSRKPSPPRSTTPVPTAHGISLSKSATDNIVKANELLNQEVERLRAQVDNLRNQCELQDLELQKSAKKVQEAMTLVAEESAKSKAAKEVIKSLTAQLKDMAERLPPDHCAYNVNETKQAHIPNGIESHVASYSSINGIHPPRNELLNASIAHSPNSGRSSHSNGISGQHKLLGNVSENSDCSTHSLRITSPHDSELPSRRARSSSDETLTAGSRMDDNLSMDARSLQNGEDSYKPRGTISLPSNQVQAEWIEQYEPGVYITLTTLRDGTRDLKRVRFSRRRFGEHQAENWWNENREKVYERYNVKSSERVSSAASTRSAY, encoded by the exons ATGCTCATGAAGGGGCCATCTTCAGATGTTCTCAGAGCAAGCATTTCTAGTGCCCCAAGTACATCTAGCCATGGTTCTGGGCAAGATGAATGTGATTCTTTAGGGGATGTGTATGTATGGGGTGAAGTTATCTGTGATAATTCCGTACGAACTGGTTCTGATACTGTAATAAGATCAACTGGCAGGAGTGACATCCTACTGCCAAAGCCATTGGAGTCCAGTTTAGTTCTAGATGTGTATCATGTAGATTGTGGGGTCAAGCATGCTGCACTGGCCACGAAAAATGGTGAGGTTTTTACATggggtgaagattctggaggtCGCCTTGGGCATGGAACGCGGGAAGATTCTGTCCACCCTCGTCTGGTCGAGTCTTTGACAGTTTCAAATGTAGATTTTGTTGCCTGTGGGGAATTTCATACTTGTGCTGTTACAACAACGGGTGAGCTTTATACATGGGGAGATGGAACTCACAATGTCGGACTTCTTGGACACGGCAATGATGTAGGACACTGGATACCTAAGAGGATTTCTGGAGCATTGGAAAGTCTTCAAGTTGCTTATGTTTCCTGTGGAACCTGGCATACAGCCTTGATTACATCCATGGGTCAATTATTTACCTTTGGGGACGGTTCATTTGGTGTATTAGGGCATGGAGATCTGAAAAGCATTTCTTACCCCAGGGAGGTAGAGTCATTATCAGGGTTGAAAACAATTGCAGTGGCATGTGGTGTATGGCACACTGCAGCTATTGTGGAGGTTATTGTCACTCGGTCCAGTTCAAGTGTGAAGCTATCTGCTGGAAAGCTGTTCACGTGGGGAGATGGTGACAAGCATCGACTTGGTCATGGTGACAAAGAAGCTCGACTTAAGCCAACTTGCGTGGCTACCCTTATTGATCATGATTTTTACAGGGTAGCATGTGGTCACAGTCTTACTATAGCCTTGACAACTTCTGGACAAGTCTTAAGCATGGGTAATGCTGTATATGGTCAGCTCGGAAATCCTCATTCAGATGGAAGGATTCCATGTTTAGTTGAAGACAAGATTGCGGGTGAACATGTTCTCCAAATTGCTTGTGGCTCCTACCACGTTGCGGTTTTGACAAGCAGGAGTGAAGTTTTTACATGGGGAAAGGGGGCTAATGGAAGGTTGGGCCATGGAGATATAGAGGATCGGAAGGTACCTACACTGGTTGAAGCCTTGAAAGATAGAGCTGTTAGGTACATAGCATGTGGTGCAAACTTCACTGCTGCTATTTGCCAACATAAAtgggtttctggagctgaccAATCACAATGCTCCTCATGTCGACAGCCATTTGGGTTTACTCGAAAGAGGCGTAACTGCTACAACTGTGGACTTGTCCATTGTAATTCCTGCACCTCACGGAAGGCTTTGAGAGCAGCATTGGCTCCTAATTCTGGGAAACCTTACCGTGTCTGTGATTCATGTTTCTTGAAGTTGAATAATGCCTCAGATCCTAATTCAGCTAACAGGAGGAAAGACCCTGTTCCCTACCAACCTGGTGAAAGCAATGGCGATACTAAAGTAGCTAAAGCTACTCTACCCAGTAATATGGATATGATTAGAAGTTTGGATATCAAGGCAGGACGGCAAGGGAAGAAAACTGATGGATTGTCATTTCTCCGTAATCCTCAAGTTAGTTCGCTCCTGCAGCTGAGTGATATTGCTTTGTCTGGTGGCTTAGACATGAACAGATCAGCTCCGAGGGCAGTACGTATACCGGCAACTCGGTCAGTAACTACTTCAAGGGCTGTTTCCCCTTTCTCTCGCAAGCCCAGTCCACCACGTTCTACCACACCAGTTCCAACTGCCCATGGTATTTCTCTCTCAAAAAGTGCTACTGATAATATCGTTAAAGCAAATGAGCTCTTAAATCAGGAAGTTGAGAGGCTGCGTGCACAG GTTGATAACTTGAGAAATCAGTGCGAGCTTCAAGACCTTGAGCTGCAAAAATCAGCCAAGAAAGTACAAGAGGCTATGACACTGGTGGCAGAGGAATCTGCAAAATCCAAAGCTGCAAAAGAAGTTATAAAATCTTTAACCGCTCAG CTGAAGGACATGGCTGAGAGATTACCACCAGATCACTGCGCCTATAATGTCAATGAGACAAAGCAAGCACATATTCCAAATGGCATTGAGTCACATGTTGCTAGCTACTCTAGCATAAATGGAATTCACCCCCCACGGAATGAGTTGCTCAATGCTTCAATTGCTCATAGTCCAAACTCTGGACGGTCATCACATTCCAATGGAATCTCAGGGCAACATAAATTACTGGGAAATGTCAGTGAAAATAGTGATTGCAGCACTCACAGCCTAAGAATTACCAGTCCTCATGATTCAGAGCTTCCTAGTCGAAGAGCGCGCAGCAGCAGTGATGAGACTCTGACAGCAGGTAGTAGAATGGATGATAATTTGAGCATGGATGCTAGGTCCCTTCAAAATGGTGAGGATAGCTACAAGCCTCGAGGTACAATATCATTACCCAGCAACCAAGTTCAGGCTGAATGGATCGAACAGTACGAACCTGGTGTGTACATAACACTCACAACCCTCCGTGATGGGACTCGGGATCTAAAGCGGGTCCGCTTCAG TCGAAGACGATTTGGTGAGCACCAGGCAGAAAATTGGTGGAACGAGAACCGTGAAAAGGTGTACGAGCGATACAACGTGAAGAGCTCTGAGCGTGTGTCATCAGCAGCCTCCACCCGGTCTGCATATTGA
- the LOC112887382 gene encoding 14-3-3 protein 7-like isoform X3, which produces MAAPASPSREELIYTAELSEEAQRYDDMLQAMSCVARLGTELTLLERGLFSRAYHYVIDEKCKARRILASFQLQERKKGNLKAEKAAMEFRLKVEAEIEEACYLVVNIIDKQLLPVSSSSADNLVFYHQMKGNCYRTLAKVKDAALGFRKRNRYGTFAELKNRAERLEVSEQSLKAYNLAREVATGNLCPTNPIRLALVLNVSGFFYHLLRSPERAYQIAKQALGDAESELESVGGDSKAASMHTKDFMGLLRDRLALWNSEKENGIGIGHKDAEDTTESSKADEQQQSDGRVMGHEEKLKEAEQLPEISDEDDDMYRMARCTSGKNMTRTQRLIWCALDRCTTKKVPK; this is translated from the exons ATGGCGGCGCCCGCCTCGCCGTCGCGCGAGGAACTCATCTACACCGCCGAGCTCTCCGAGGAGGCGCAGCGCTACGACG ACATGTTGCAGGCCATGAGTTGTGTCGCGAGGTTGGGTACAGAGCTCACACTTTTGGAGAGGGGCCTCTTCTCTAGGGCCTACCACTATGTCATTGATGAGAAGTGCAAGGCAAGGCGTATCCTTGCTTCCTTTCAGCTCCAGGAGAGGAAGAAGGGTAACCTCAAAGCCGAGAAGGCAGCTATGGAATTCCGCCTCAAGGTCGAGGCTGAGATAGAAGAAGCCTGCTACCTTGTGGTCAACATCATTGACAAACAACTTCTCCCAGTATCCTCAAGTTCTGCTGACAACTTGGTCTTCTACCACCAAAT GAAGGGGAACTGCTACAGGACTCTTGCTAAGGTGAAGGATGCTGCTCTTGGTTTTAGGAAGAGGAACCGCTATGGGACTTTTGCTGAGTTGAAGAATAGGGCTGAAAGGCTCGAAGTATCCGAACAATCATTGAAAGCTTACAAT CTTGCAAGGGAAGTAGCAACGGGAAACCTATGTCCAACAAATCCCATTCGGTTGGCTCTGGTTCTAAATGTTTCTGGTTTCTTTTACCATCTCCTGCGCTCACCTGAGAG GGCTTACCAAATTGCAAAACAAGCTCTTGGTGATGCTGAATCAGAGCTCGAATCAGTTGGCGGAGACTCAAAGGCTGCAAGCATGCATACCAAAGATTTCATGGGTCTTTTGAGGGACAGACTCGCGCTCTGGAATTCTGAAAAGGAAAATG GGATCGGAATTGGGCATAAGGATGCAGAAGACACTACTGAATCATCCAAGGCAGACGAG CAGCAGCAGTCAGATGGCCGTGTGATGGGTCATGAAGAAAAGCTCAAAGAGGCTGAGCAGCTACCGGAGATTAGTGATGAAGACGATGATATGTACCGGATGGCACGTTGCACGTCAGGAAAGAACATGACTAGAACCCAGAGGCTGATTTGGTGTGCCTTGGACAGGTGCACGACCAAAAAAGTGCCTAAATGA